A region from the Gemmatimonadota bacterium genome encodes:
- a CDS encoding DUF2723 domain-containing protein, whose amino-acid sequence MTSAAPTAPHELDYRPSYLAATVAGTLVLLLYVLTLGSSTAMWDTSEYIAAAYIMGLPHPPGNPFFVLIGRFFAILPIAPGVATRINLLAAICSAISAGMWFLITERVLVSWFAERWQRIVGGGLAALIGATAFTVWSQSVINEKVYTVAMVGVALIAWLTVRWCDDPDGPKADKLLILIAYVLGLGYANHMAGMLAAPAVGLAVLIRRPATLLRWKLILACVGAIVIGMTPFATQPIRAAYQPLINEGEPTGCVDGLKVDCTFSAKTWELFKYNFNREQYGKPPVTERNAPFSAQVGMWWLYFKWQWWRDPYGQQQAVQAVLAALFLVLGLFGGWVHWKRDKQSFWFFGPLMFTMTLLLIYYLNFKYGASQSPELQETVDREVRDRDYFYLWSFSAWSVWAALGLVFVWESVASLFGADQVKYGKSVMDVPRKRSWLMATPVLLIACVPIVGNWEASTRKNDDTTFAFAHDMLNSVEPYGILVTVGDNDTFPLWYAQEVEGVRKDVVVANTSLLNTDWYTRQLLRNPVREYDKAAGPAIYRDREWKKPTKPVIALTLDQVDSLPLAYQLPDTVGFDACGTIRGRIEPRVLTRADLYVLQMIRDNCGERPIYISRTAGGYGRELGIDPYLITQGLARRLVENVPASGPDTLLVPGEGFVDVKRSRDLWQDVFKGRDSFVRKDGWVDKPSVGIPALYVQTGFMVYDMLQTIGDQPGAAKALADAKAVAQATRISEFFNFSAVEQQPPLIPWRLPGLGSRPPPGPPPPPPPPPPPPAPPPPGGPPRGAAGAAGAPRRAGPPGGPPGPPPGAGRRPPGPPPAPPGAPRPGRRGRRAGGRGGPRAGGAAPPRGPPPPARPAPRPPPGPARPPAGGRPPGGAPGGAGPPRARRARPAAGPRAPAPRAPRPPPPPPPPPPARPRAPPPPRPPPPPPPPPPPPPPPPPATGYAADDPQEVRGSSRYADQRGTPPCSARPTTIVMLSVPPAASASSIRSSQTCRADVIVISRSLMRSSLTCLVRPSLQSRFTTPHPISTPVTIGSVWGPPIALERVCASCAAARSVRVNTPRSISSCARVWSRLTWVSTPSRSW is encoded by the coding sequence ACCGAGCGCGTCCTGGTGTCGTGGTTCGCCGAGCGATGGCAACGTATCGTGGGCGGCGGGCTCGCCGCCCTGATCGGGGCGACGGCCTTCACGGTGTGGAGCCAGTCGGTCATCAACGAGAAGGTGTATACGGTCGCCATGGTCGGCGTCGCACTCATCGCCTGGTTGACCGTACGCTGGTGTGATGACCCAGACGGCCCCAAGGCGGACAAGCTGCTCATCCTCATCGCCTATGTCCTGGGGCTCGGGTACGCCAACCACATGGCCGGCATGCTCGCCGCTCCCGCGGTCGGACTCGCGGTGCTCATCCGTCGGCCGGCGACCCTGCTGCGCTGGAAGCTGATCCTCGCCTGCGTCGGTGCCATCGTCATCGGAATGACCCCGTTTGCGACGCAGCCGATCCGCGCCGCCTATCAACCGCTCATCAACGAAGGGGAGCCCACCGGCTGCGTCGACGGGCTCAAGGTGGATTGCACCTTCAGCGCCAAGACCTGGGAGTTGTTCAAGTACAACTTCAACCGGGAGCAGTACGGCAAGCCGCCGGTCACGGAGCGCAATGCCCCGTTCAGCGCGCAGGTCGGGATGTGGTGGCTCTACTTCAAGTGGCAGTGGTGGCGTGACCCGTACGGCCAGCAGCAGGCCGTCCAGGCGGTGCTCGCCGCGCTCTTCCTCGTGCTGGGGCTCTTCGGCGGGTGGGTGCACTGGAAACGCGACAAGCAGTCCTTCTGGTTCTTCGGGCCGCTCATGTTCACCATGACGCTGCTCCTCATCTACTACCTGAACTTCAAGTACGGGGCATCGCAATCGCCGGAACTGCAGGAGACCGTCGACCGCGAGGTGCGCGATCGCGACTACTTCTATCTCTGGAGCTTCTCCGCGTGGAGCGTGTGGGCCGCGCTCGGCCTCGTCTTCGTCTGGGAGTCGGTGGCGTCCCTGTTCGGCGCCGACCAAGTGAAGTACGGCAAGTCGGTGATGGACGTGCCGCGCAAGCGCAGCTGGCTGATGGCCACGCCGGTGCTGCTCATCGCCTGCGTGCCGATTGTCGGTAACTGGGAAGCCTCGACGCGCAAGAACGACGATACCACGTTCGCCTTTGCGCACGACATGCTCAACTCGGTGGAGCCGTACGGCATCCTGGTGACGGTGGGCGACAACGACACCTTCCCGCTCTGGTATGCGCAGGAAGTGGAAGGGGTGCGCAAGGACGTCGTCGTGGCGAACACCTCGCTGCTCAACACCGACTGGTACACCCGACAGCTCCTGCGGAACCCCGTGCGCGAGTACGACAAGGCCGCAGGGCCGGCGATCTATCGTGACCGTGAGTGGAAGAAGCCGACGAAGCCTGTCATTGCACTCACACTCGACCAGGTCGACTCCCTCCCGCTCGCGTACCAGCTGCCGGACACCGTTGGTTTTGACGCCTGCGGGACGATTCGTGGGCGCATCGAGCCGCGCGTCCTTACCCGGGCGGACCTCTACGTGCTGCAGATGATTCGCGACAACTGCGGCGAGCGCCCGATCTACATCTCGCGCACGGCCGGTGGCTACGGCCGAGAGTTGGGGATCGATCCCTACCTCATCACGCAGGGCCTGGCACGTCGGCTCGTGGAAAATGTCCCGGCCTCCGGGCCGGACACCCTGCTCGTCCCTGGCGAGGGCTTCGTGGACGTGAAGCGTTCACGTGACCTGTGGCAGGACGTCTTCAAGGGTCGGGACTCCTTCGTCCGCAAGGACGGTTGGGTGGACAAGCCGTCGGTCGGCATCCCGGCGCTGTATGTGCAGACCGGCTTCATGGTCTACGACATGCTGCAGACGATTGGTGACCAGCCCGGCGCTGCCAAGGCACTTGCCGACGCGAAGGCGGTGGCGCAGGCGACGCGCATCAGTGAGTTCTTCAACTTCAGTGCGGTGGAGCAGCAACCCCCGCTGATCCCCTGGCGACTCCCGGGCCTCGGTTCCCGTCCCCCTCCCGGCCCCCCCCCCCCCCCCCCCCCGCCCCCCCCGCCGCCCGCCCCCCCCCCGCCCGGGGGGCCGCCCCGGGGGGCGGCCGGCGCGGCCGGGGCCCCGCGGCGGGCGGGCCCCCCGGGGGGCCCCCCGGGCCCCCCCCCCGGGGCCGGGCGGCGGCCCCCCGGGCCCCCGCCGGCCCCGCCGGGCGCGCCCCGCCCCGGGCGGCGGGGCCGGCGGGCCGGGGGGCGGGGCGGGCCCCGCGCCGGGGGGGCCGCCCCCCCCCGCGGCCCCCCGCCCCCGGCCCGCCCGGCCCCCCGGCCCCCGCCCGGCCCCGCGCGCCCCCCCGCGGGGGGGCGCCCCCCGGGGGGGGCCCCCGGGGGGGCGGGGCCGCCCCGGGCCCGGCGGGCGCGGCCGGCGGCGGGCCCGCGGGCGCCCGCCCCCCGCGCCCCCCGCCCCCCCCCCCCCCCCCCCCCCCCCCCCCCCGCCCGCCCGCGGGCCCCCCCCCCCCCCCGCCCCCCCCCCCCCCCCCCCCCCCCCCCCCCCCCCCCCCCCCCCCCCCCCCCCGCCACCGGCTACGCCGCCGACGACCCCCAAGAAGTAAGGGGGTCGTCGAGGTACGCGGATCAACGCGGCACGCCGCCCTGCAGCGCCCGACCGACAACGATCGTGATGTTGTCGGTCCCCCCTGCGGCGAGTGCATCATCCATCAGGTCCTCGCAGACCTGTCGCGCCGATGTCATCGTCATCAGCCGGTCCCTGATGCGTTCGTCGCTGACGTGCTTGGTGAGGCCATCGCTGCAGAGCAGGTTCACCACGCCCCATCCAATCTCTACACCAGTGACCATCGGGTCGGTCTGGGGACCCCCAATCGCACTCGAGAGGGTGTGCGCCAGCTGCGCGGCCGCCCGATCGGTCCGCGTGAACACGCCCCGGTCGATCAGCTCCTGCGCCAGGGTTTGGTCGCGGCTCACCTGGGTCAGCACGCCATCCCGAAGCTGGTAG